The following is a genomic window from Vibrio cyclitrophicus.
CCTTGGAATAAGCGAACTACTTGGCCTTCAATTAAATCTAATGCGGGAATAATCATTTACATTCCTTATAGGGCAGCGTTAGCCGATGCCTAATCCTTATTACAGCTCCAAGAAGTTTTGAATCAATTTAGAGCCTGCTTTTGACGAACGCTCTGGGTGGAACTGAACACCATAATAGTTGCCGCTTTGAACGGCAGCGGTAAACGGATTGCCGTAATCACATTGTGCGATTGTGTAGTCACCTACTGGCATTGCAAAGCTATGTACGAAGTAAAAATACTCGCCTTCTTCAATGTCTTTAAATAGCGGGTGATTCGGTGTTGCGGTTACAGTGTTCCAACCCATGTGTGGTAGTGGCAAATCACCCGTTTCAAGCAAGCGAACTTCGCCATCACACAAACCTAAGCATTCCACTATCTCGTCGGCTTTTTGGCCTTTCTCTTGAGACAGTTTACCTAACAGTTGCATACCTAAACAGATACCAAGCAGAGGCTTCTCGACTTGCTTCACAAGGCTAACGAGGTCACGATCTTGCAAATTCTTCATTGCCTCACTTGCTGTACCTACACCGGGTAGGAATAACTTATCGGCAGCTAGAACAACTTTTGGTTCTTTCGAAATTTCAACTGCGTAGCCCAGACGTTCAATCGCAAACTTCACTGAGGAAACGTTGGCACAACCAGTATCAATAATAACGACTTTTTGATCTTTCATTGTTTTTCCTTGCTAACGTTAGCCTTACAGTACGCCTTTGCTGCTTGGTAACTCGTTACCTTCAACTTTAATTGCTTGACGAAGAGTACGACCAAACGCTTTAAATAGGCTTTCAATGATGTGGTGGTCATTATTGCCATTAGAAGAAAGGTGTAGCGTACAAGCTAGCGTATCGGTTAGAGAACGGAAGAAGTGAACCACCATCTCAGTCGAAAGATCACCCACTTGTTCGCGGCTGAACTTAGCATCAAATTTCAGGTATGGGCGGCCAGAAAGGTCTAGTGCACACTGCGCCAAACATTCATCCATTGGTAGACTGAAACCAAAGCGGCCAATCCCACGTTTATCACCTAGCGCATCTT
Proteins encoded in this region:
- the hisH gene encoding imidazole glycerol phosphate synthase subunit HisH; translation: MKDQKVVIIDTGCANVSSVKFAIERLGYAVEISKEPKVVLAADKLFLPGVGTASEAMKNLQDRDLVSLVKQVEKPLLGICLGMQLLGKLSQEKGQKADEIVECLGLCDGEVRLLETGDLPLPHMGWNTVTATPNHPLFKDIEEGEYFYFVHSFAMPVGDYTIAQCDYGNPFTAAVQSGNYYGVQFHPERSSKAGSKLIQNFLEL